In Trifolium pratense cultivar HEN17-A07 linkage group LG7, ARS_RC_1.1, whole genome shotgun sequence, a genomic segment contains:
- the LOC123895513 gene encoding auxin-induced protein 6B-like — MGFRLPAAIRRASFSSSQTSSKVTNVPKGYLAVYVGEEMKRFVIPMSYLNQTSFQELLSQAEEEFGYDHPMGGLTIPCTEDVFLHTTSHFNEL, encoded by the coding sequence atggGCTTCCGTTTACCTGCAGCTATAAGAAGGGCTTCATTTAGCAGTAGCCAAACATCATCGAAAGTCACAAATGTGCCAAAGGGATATCTTGCAGTGTACGTTGGAGAGGAAATGAAGCGGTTTGTGATCCCCATGTCATACTTGAACCAAACTTCATTTCAAGAATTGCTGAGTCAAGCAGAAGAAGAATTCGGATATGATCATCCAATGGGTGGTCTCACAATTCCTTGCACAGAAGATGTTTTTTTGCATACTACTTCTCACTTCAATGAGCTATAA
- the LOC123895510 gene encoding auxin-induced protein 6B-like isoform X1 translates to MLLVDSNMYNYLLVAVTTDQAHATAIRRASFSSSQTSSKVTNVPKGYLAVYVGEEMKRFVIPMSYLNQTSFQDLLSQAEEEFGYDHPMGGLTIPCTEDVFLHITSRLNGL, encoded by the exons ATGCTACTTGTGGATTCAAACATGTACAACTATCTTCTGGTCGCCGTGACTACTGACCAAGCCCATGCTACAG CTATAAGAAGGGCTTCATTTAGCAGTAGCCAAACATCATCGAAAGTCACAAATGTGCCAAAGGGCTATCTTGCCGTGTACGTTGGAGAGGAAATGAAGCGGTTTGTGATCCCCATGTCATACTTGAACCAAACATCATTTCAAGACTTGCTGAGTCAAGCAGAGGAAGAATTTGGATATGATCATCCAATGGGTGGCCTCACAATTCCTTGCACAGAAGATGTTTTTTTGCATATTACTTCTCGCTTGAATGGATTATAA
- the LOC123895510 gene encoding auxin-induced protein 6B-like isoform X2 — protein MDMHNSSIKFNIAISFEFQLAIRRASFSSSQTSSKVTNVPKGYLAVYVGEEMKRFVIPMSYLNQTSFQDLLSQAEEEFGYDHPMGGLTIPCTEDVFLHITSRLNGL, from the exons ATGGATATGCATAACTCAAGCATTAAGTTTAACATAGCCATCTCATTTGAATTCCAATTGG CTATAAGAAGGGCTTCATTTAGCAGTAGCCAAACATCATCGAAAGTCACAAATGTGCCAAAGGGCTATCTTGCCGTGTACGTTGGAGAGGAAATGAAGCGGTTTGTGATCCCCATGTCATACTTGAACCAAACATCATTTCAAGACTTGCTGAGTCAAGCAGAGGAAGAATTTGGATATGATCATCCAATGGGTGGCCTCACAATTCCTTGCACAGAAGATGTTTTTTTGCATATTACTTCTCGCTTGAATGGATTATAA
- the LOC123895514 gene encoding auxin-induced protein X10A-like, translating to MGFRLPGIRRSSSSKRIEVPKGYLAVYVGEKMKRFLIPVSFLNEPLFQELLSQSEEEFGYSHPMGGLTIPCNEDVFLHTASRLNSL from the coding sequence atGGGTTTTCGCTTACCTGGTATTAGACGATCATCATCTAGCAAACGAATTGAAGTGCCAAAAGGCTATCTTGCAGTGTATGTTGGAGAGAAAATGAAGAGGTTCTTGATTCCAGTATCATTCTTGAATGAGCCTTTGTTTCAAGAATTGCTAAGCCAATCTGAAGAGGAATTCGGTTACAGTCATCCAATGGGTGGTCTTACAATTCCCTGCAATGAAGATGTCTTCTTACATACAGCTTCTCGCTTGAACAGCTTGTAA
- the LOC123895512 gene encoding auxin-induced protein 15A-like, translating into MGFRLPAAIRRASLSSSQTSSKVSNIPKGYLAVYVGEEMKRFVVPLSYLNQPSFQDLLSQAEEEFGYDHPMGGLTIPCREDVFLNITSRFNGL; encoded by the coding sequence ATGGGTTTCCGTTTACCTGCAGCTATTAGACGGGCATCATTAAGTAGTAGCCAAACATCATCTAAAGTATCAAATATCCCTAAGGGCTATCTTGCAGTGTACGTTGGAGAGGAAATGAAGCGGTTTGTTGTCCCCTTGTCATACTTGAACCAACCTTCATTTCAAGACTTGTTGAGTCAAGCAGAGGAAGAATTTGGATATGATCATCCAATGGGTGGCCTTACAATTCCTTGCAGAGAAGATGTTTTCTTGAATATTACTTCTCGCTTCAATGGACTATAA
- the LOC123899673 gene encoding uncharacterized protein LOC123899673 produces the protein MQVSNIRGCHLTAGFYKLNVDSAGPSGQGKWGLATVIQDADGLVSAVGCWCLPILPYSNVAEAFEKAGSDNSNMIAALTNKQQVSAYWNTIVEDCIKLTFSLNSVSFTNVRRVANQTIHYLAKLDLSSSLGFIWIEETTSCIFEVVAFDLPPESVQ, from the exons ATGCAAGTCTCAAACATTAGAGGGTGTCATCTGACTGCGGGTTTTTATAAGCTAAATGTTGATTCTGCAGGTCCGTCAGGTCAGGGAAAGTGGGGCCTAGCTACGGTGATTCAAGATGCAGATGGTTTGGTATCAGCTGTGGGTTGTTGGTGTTTACCAATATTGCCCTACTCTAATGTTGCAGAAGCGTTTGAAAAA GCAGGATCTGACAATAGTAACATGATTGCGGCACTCACAAACAAGCAACAGGTCTCAGCCTACTGGAATACAATTGTTGAAGACTGCATCAAGTTAACTTTTAGCTTGAATTCTGTTAGTTTCACTAATGTAAGGCGTGTCGCAAATCAAACTATTCATTATTTAGCTAAATTAGACTTATCTTCTAGTTTAGGCTTTATTTGGATTGAAGAGACTACATCTTGTATTTTCGAGGTTGTGGCATTTGATTTACCACCAGAATCGGTTCAATGA
- the LOC123895509 gene encoding pentatricopeptide repeat-containing protein At3g12770-like has product MSNLIQYLHQCQSTNNLLAIKKLHAHLLTKGILFVLHDFHTQLIATYSSCLPNNNLQTLTNTFFKCMNSTNPLHFNVIISNFCRKGFPFLALTTFSFMQTNAVPLDTYALCSTLTATSKVKDFNFGKQIHAHVGKSGWFSSVFVGSALIDFYSKLLNVKDAALVFDEMPDRNTVCANALLSGYCDDGLCVKALELVRKMPVLKLKYDRFTLSAALRACTGLSSVEIGRQLHSYLLRTTPDLENDVFLQSALIEMYGKCGMVEKAQLAFKLEGMVIRKEKSRDVVLWTSMLGVYGKNGHYKEVIDLYSEMLQEGIRPDGIAFLTVISACGHTGQVHAGVKYFESMTNDFKLDPGPEHYSCLVDLLCRAGELHKAWELLNETCHYKGIGNCSVSMWGALLKACVDSGNLELAKLAAQRALELDPQNAGICVMLSNLYARFGMWDEIERLRVLIKQRGLIKDVGCSWVQITN; this is encoded by the coding sequence ATGTCCAACTTAATTCAATATTTACACCAATGTCAATCAACTAATAATCTCTTAGCCATCAAGAAACTCCATGCTCACCTACTAACTAAAGGCATTCTCTTCGTTCTTCATGATTTTCACACCCAACTCATTGCAACCTACTCTTCATGCCTTCCCAACAACAATCTTCAAACACTAACAAACACTTTCTTCAAATGCATGAACTCCACCAACCCATTACACTTCAATGTTATTATATCCAATTTTTGTCGTAAAGGTTTCCCCTTTCTTGCTCTAACCACATTCTCCTTTATGCAAACCAATGCTGTTCCTTTGGATACATACGCTTTGTGTAGCACTTTGACCGCTACATCTAAAGTCAAAGATTTCAATTTTGGGAAACAGATACATGCCCACGTTGGAAAATCAGGTTGGTTTTCTAGTGTGTTTGTGGGTAGTGCTTTGATTGATTTTTACTCTAAATTGTTGAATGTAAAAGATGCAGCTCttgtgtttgatgaaatgcctgACAGGAATACTGTTTGTGCCAATGCACTTTTGTCTGGTTATTGCGATGATGGGTTATGTGTTAAGGCACTTGAACTAGTTAGGAAGATGCCTGTGTTGAAATTGAAGTACGATCGGTTTACATTATCAGCGGCTTTACGTGCATGCACTGGATTATCTTCTGTTGAAATTGGTAGACAGCTGCATAGTTATTTGCTCCGTACCACACCTGATTTAGAGAATGATGTGTTTCTGCAGAGTGCGTTGATTGAGATGTATGGCAAGTGTGGAATGGTAGAGAAGGCTCAGCTGGCTTTTAAGTTGGAAGGAATGGTGATCAGGAAGGAAAAAAGTAGAGATGTTGTGCTATGGACTTCGATGCTTGGTGTGTATGGTAAAAATGGGCATTATAAAGAAGTAATTGATTTGTACAGCGAAATGTTGCAGGAAGGAATCAGACCCGATGGAATAGCATTTCTGACAGTAATCTCAGCTTGTGGTCACACTGGCCAAGTACATGCTGGTGTCAAGTATTTTGAATCTATGACTAATGATTTCAAGTTGGATCCTGGTCCAGAGCATTATAGTTGCCTGGTTGATTTGCTTTGTAGGGCTGGAGAATTACACAAGGCATGGGAATTACTTAATGAGACATGTCATTATAAGGGAATAGGTAATTGTAGTGTCTCCATGTGGGGAGCTCTACTCAAAGCTTGTGTGGACAGTGGGAATTTAGAGCTGGCCAAATTGGCAGCTCAGAGGGCTCTTGAATTGGATCCTCAAAATGCTGGAATCTGTGTTATGCTATCAAACCTATATGCGCGCTTCGGTATGTGGGATGAGATTGAACGTTTGAGGGTATTGATCAAACAAAGAGGGTTAATAAAAGATGTTGGATGCAGTTGGGTTCAGATAACAAATTGA
- the LOC123895517 gene encoding auxin-responsive protein SAUR50-like yields MAIRSKSSKLAQNTVLKQILRRCASLGKKYDEEDDQGLPVDVPKGHFAVYVGENRTRYIVPISFLTHPQFQSLLRQAEEEFGFDHDKGLTIPCQEVVFRSLTSIMLRS; encoded by the coding sequence aTGGCTATTAGATCAAAATCAAGCAAACTTGCTCAGAACACAGTCCTTAAGCAAATACTAAGAAGATGTGCAAGCTTAGGTAAGAAGTATGATGAAGAGGATGATCAAGGTCTTCCTGTTGATGTCCCAAAAGGTCATTTTGCTGTTTATGTTGGTGAAAACAGAACCAGATACATTGTTCCAATCTCATTCTTGACACACCCTCAGTTTCAATCCCTCCTTCGACAAGCTGAAGAAGAATTTGGCTTTGATCATGATAAGGGTCTCACTATTCCTTGTCAAGAAGTTGTTTTTCGCTCTCTAACATCAATTATGCTCAGATCATGA
- the LOC123895516 gene encoding probable ribosome-binding factor A, chloroplastic → MSTTQLLLLHTALIPSLTPCCRCNNNNISTTTTATIIQTQFLTTKKAVTGSRRIIKCMANPKRVKMVAKQIRREIADMLITDNVLQFAVLPEASLGADSYLSSVTTITDVEITGDLQLAKVYVSVFGDERGKEMALAGLKAKAKYVRTQLGRRMKLRLTPEIRFIEDESFERGSRVIAILDKLKEEEESRTSQNIEQLDSSANQDESEQLNSSADEDDGDWDDDDRDEGIIYVK, encoded by the exons ATGAGCACGAcgcaacttcttcttcttcacacaGCACTTATACCATCGCTCACACCTTGCTGCCGATGTAATAATAACAATATCTCAACCACAACCACCGCAACTATAATTCAGACTCAGTTCCTCACAACGAAGAAAGCGGTTACTGGTTCAAGAAGAATAATAAAATGTATGGCCAATCCGAAGAGAGTTAAAATGGTTGCTAAACAAATCAGGAGAGAAATTGCTGATATGCTTATCACCGATAATGTCTTGCAGTTTGCCGTTCTTCCAGAAGCTTCTTTAGGTGCTGATTCTTATCTCTCTTCCGTCACCACTATCACCGACGTCGAAATCACCGGTGATTTGCAG TTGGCTAAGGTGTATGTATCTGTTTTTGGAGATGAAAGAGGGAAGGAAATGGCTCTGGCTGGCTTGAAGGCAAAAGCAAAATATGTCCGAACTCAGTTGGGGAGGCGTATGAAGTTGCGGTTAACTCCCGAGATACGATTTATAGAGGATGAATCTTTTGAGAGAGGAAGCAGG GTCATTGCAATATTAGATAAACTTAAGGAAGAGGAGGAGAGTAGAACAAGTCAAAACATAGAGCAGTTGGATTCGTCAGCAAACCAAGATGAGTCTGAGCAGCTGAATTCATCAGCAGATGAAGACGATGGTGATTGGGACGATGATGACCGTGACGAAGGTATCATTTATGTGAAATAG